One window of the Actinomyces wuliandei genome contains the following:
- the murD gene encoding UDP-N-acetylmuramoyl-L-alanine--D-glutamate ligase, which yields MRQDLEGARAGVVGLGRSGRAAVEALTTLGAQVHVFDSRESSVESLGSTVTGATVGDAEVTARALEDSDLRLVVVSPGVPATGPVLRALARAGTTTWSEVELAWRLQQDSTRPDVAWLALTGTDGKTTTVSMLSEILGCAGLRAPAVGNIGRPVTEAVLEGGADVLAVELSSFQLHTTTSISPLASACLNLAPDHLDWHGGLEAYAADKARVYARTRAAAVYNVADRATRDMVQHADVVEGCRAVGFTLAAPAPGQVGVVDGLLVDRAFHPRGRTHAVELATTLDLAHLAPGAAVDRLPGHIVADALAAACLARAGGADEEAVAAGLRAYSPGAHRSVTVAQADGVTWVDDSKATNPHAAQAALSGLPAGSAVWIVGGDTKGAQFLDLVAAVRPHLRGAVVIGRDQTDVLAALSAQAPEVPVRQVPDAPPAALMRAAVSEAARLARDGDTVVLAPACASWDQFSSYAQRGDFFASAVRALVGKESSDAADTSGTGGRSGRQRRCQE from the coding sequence CTGCGTCAGGACCTGGAGGGTGCCCGCGCTGGTGTCGTGGGTCTGGGGCGCAGCGGTCGTGCTGCTGTGGAGGCGCTGACCACCCTGGGTGCGCAGGTCCACGTCTTCGACTCCCGGGAGTCCTCGGTCGAGTCACTGGGGAGCACGGTGACGGGTGCCACCGTGGGCGATGCGGAGGTGACGGCACGGGCGCTGGAGGACAGCGACCTGCGACTGGTCGTGGTCTCCCCGGGAGTTCCCGCCACCGGCCCCGTCCTCAGGGCGCTGGCCCGTGCCGGCACGACGACGTGGAGCGAGGTCGAGCTGGCCTGGAGGCTCCAGCAGGACTCCACCCGCCCGGACGTGGCCTGGCTGGCTCTGACCGGCACGGACGGCAAGACGACCACCGTCTCGATGCTCTCGGAGATCCTGGGCTGCGCGGGCCTGAGAGCACCTGCCGTGGGCAACATCGGCAGGCCCGTGACCGAGGCGGTCCTGGAGGGCGGGGCCGACGTCCTGGCTGTCGAGCTGTCCAGTTTCCAGCTGCACACGACAACGAGCATCTCCCCGCTGGCCTCAGCGTGCCTCAACCTGGCGCCTGACCACCTCGACTGGCACGGGGGCCTGGAGGCCTACGCCGCGGACAAGGCCCGTGTCTACGCCCGGACCAGGGCAGCAGCGGTGTACAACGTGGCTGACCGGGCCACCCGCGACATGGTCCAGCATGCCGACGTCGTGGAGGGGTGCCGGGCGGTCGGGTTCACCCTGGCTGCCCCTGCCCCGGGCCAGGTTGGTGTGGTGGACGGCCTGCTCGTGGACCGCGCCTTCCACCCTCGTGGACGCACCCACGCCGTCGAGCTGGCGACGACCCTGGACCTGGCCCACCTCGCGCCGGGCGCGGCCGTGGACAGGCTGCCCGGGCACATCGTGGCCGATGCCCTGGCCGCAGCGTGCCTGGCCCGCGCTGGCGGCGCCGACGAGGAGGCAGTCGCTGCGGGGCTGCGCGCCTACAGCCCGGGGGCGCACCGCAGCGTCACCGTGGCCCAGGCGGACGGGGTGACCTGGGTGGACGACTCCAAGGCCACCAACCCCCACGCGGCCCAGGCTGCGCTCAGCGGCCTGCCTGCTGGCAGCGCCGTGTGGATCGTGGGGGGCGACACCAAGGGTGCCCAGTTCCTCGACCTCGTTGCTGCCGTGAGACCGCACCTTCGTGGCGCGGTCGTGATCGGGCGGGACCAGACCGACGTCCTGGCGGCACTGTCGGCACAGGCTCCTGAGGTGCCGGTACGGCAGGTCCCTGACGCCCCGCCCGCTGCCCTGATGCGAGCGGCGGTGAGTGAGGCCGCCCGTCTGGCCCGTGACGGCGACACGGTGGTCCTGGCCCCCGCCTGCGCATCCTGGGACCAGTTCTCCTCCTACGCCCAGCGCGGGGACTTCTTCGCCTCCGCCGTGAGGGCGCTGGTGGGGAAGGAGTCGAGCGACGCCGCGGACACGTCAGGGACCGGGGGGCGTAGCGGGAGGCAGAGGAGGTGCCAGGAGTGA
- the mraY gene encoding phospho-N-acetylmuramoyl-pentapeptide-transferase, with the protein MTAILVSGLVGLVGTLLGTPLLIRYLQVKEYGQFIRQDGPQGHFTKRGTPTMGGVVIILSTVAGYALANLTELRTPRASGVLLLYLVVGLGLIGFLDDFEKISKQRSLGLRAWQKIAGQAFIGISFAVMALRFTDREGVAPASTRVSFARDTSLDLAFAGAFVGLLLFILWANFLITAWSNAVNLTDGLDGLAAGASAMVFAAYTLIGVWQTNQSCLYGHSDVVATTCYQVRDPRDLAMVSAALMGACFGFLWWNASPAKIFMGDTGSLALGGAVAGLSILTRTEFLAVVLGGLFLAEVMSDVIQIASFKATGRRVFRMAPLHHHFELGGWSEVNVVIRFWIIAGLCVIGGLGLFYAEFLVA; encoded by the coding sequence ATGACCGCCATCCTCGTCTCCGGCCTTGTCGGCCTGGTCGGCACGCTCCTGGGGACACCGCTGCTGATCCGCTACCTCCAGGTCAAGGAGTACGGGCAGTTCATCCGTCAGGACGGCCCGCAGGGGCACTTCACCAAGCGTGGCACCCCCACCATGGGTGGTGTCGTCATCATCCTGTCCACGGTGGCGGGCTACGCCCTGGCCAACCTCACCGAGCTGCGCACCCCCCGGGCCTCCGGTGTCCTGCTGCTGTACCTCGTCGTCGGGCTCGGGCTCATCGGCTTCCTGGACGACTTCGAGAAGATCTCCAAGCAGCGCTCCCTGGGCCTGCGGGCTTGGCAGAAGATCGCGGGCCAGGCCTTCATCGGCATCAGCTTCGCGGTCATGGCCCTGCGCTTTACCGACCGTGAGGGCGTCGCCCCGGCCTCCACCCGGGTCTCCTTCGCCCGGGACACCTCCCTGGACCTCGCCTTCGCCGGGGCCTTCGTGGGCCTGCTGCTGTTCATCCTGTGGGCGAACTTCCTTATCACCGCCTGGTCCAATGCGGTCAACCTTACCGACGGCCTGGACGGCCTGGCAGCGGGCGCCTCCGCCATGGTCTTCGCTGCCTACACCCTCATCGGGGTGTGGCAGACCAACCAGTCCTGCCTCTACGGCCACTCCGACGTGGTGGCCACGACCTGCTACCAGGTGCGCGACCCGAGGGACCTGGCCATGGTCTCCGCCGCCCTCATGGGTGCCTGCTTCGGCTTCCTGTGGTGGAACGCCTCCCCGGCCAAGATCTTCATGGGGGACACCGGCTCCCTCGCTCTGGGAGGAGCCGTGGCCGGGCTGTCGATCCTGACCCGCACGGAGTTCCTTGCCGTGGTCCTGGGAGGGCTGTTCCTGGCCGAGGTCATGAGCGACGTCATCCAGATCGCCTCCTTCAAGGCAACTGGCAGGCGTGTCTTCCGCATGGCTCCCCTCCACCACCACTTTGAGCTGGGAGGATGGAGCGAGGTCAACGTCGTGATCCGCTTCTGGATCATCGCCGGCCTGTGCGTCATCGGGGGGCTCGGCCTGTTCTACGCGGAGTTCCTCGTAGCCTGA
- a CDS encoding UDP-N-acetylmuramoyl-tripeptide--D-alanyl-D-alanine ligase: MSRTLTQAAALVGGSLLGPDAVVDGPVVTDSRQVRPGSLFVAVRGERTDGHAHLASALERGAVGALVTSLQAARESLAAVTPQSVQEASRVLPGSGATRGSQETAADLPLGLVVVPDTVEALGALARAHLADLRRTALARGSRLDVVAMTGSVGKTTTKDLTRQVLAACGPTVAPQASFNNEIGLPLTVLEADETTRYLVLEMGASGPGHIDYLTGIAPLDAAAVLMVGHAHMGGFGSIEGVAQAKEEILSGLLPGGTALLNTDDERAAAMASSAPGPVLTFSASGGRADLRASDVVVGQGARASFTLSLPGLAEPRRVHLAVPGAHNVSNALAAAGLALAAGAAAEVVADQLGQVEIESPHRMDVAVLGGDLLLIDDSYNANIDSMTAALAALPALAGQRRRVVVVSEMLELGEASVADHARTGLLAAQAGVDLLVGIGAGAEPALESARAKGVEAVGLADAQEAVAQASTLLRDGDAVLVKGSHGSGAWRLADHLKEARPR, translated from the coding sequence ATGAGCCGCACCCTGACGCAGGCTGCTGCCCTCGTCGGCGGGAGCCTCCTGGGACCTGACGCGGTCGTGGACGGGCCGGTGGTCACTGACTCCCGGCAGGTTCGACCCGGCTCGCTCTTCGTGGCGGTGCGCGGGGAACGCACCGACGGACACGCCCACCTGGCCTCGGCCCTGGAGCGGGGGGCCGTGGGCGCGCTGGTGACCAGCCTGCAGGCGGCCCGGGAGAGCCTGGCCGCAGTAACGCCGCAGTCAGTGCAGGAGGCCTCCCGGGTGCTCCCGGGTTCCGGGGCCACCCGGGGCAGCCAGGAGACGGCTGCCGACCTGCCCTTGGGACTCGTGGTGGTTCCCGACACTGTGGAGGCGCTAGGCGCCCTGGCTCGCGCCCACCTGGCGGACCTGCGCCGCACGGCCCTCGCTCGTGGCAGCCGCCTGGACGTGGTTGCCATGACCGGGTCGGTGGGCAAGACCACCACCAAGGACCTGACGCGCCAGGTCCTGGCCGCCTGCGGTCCCACCGTCGCGCCGCAGGCCAGCTTCAACAACGAGATCGGGCTGCCGCTGACGGTGCTGGAGGCCGACGAGACCACGCGCTACCTGGTCCTGGAGATGGGTGCCTCCGGCCCCGGCCACATCGACTACCTCACCGGTATCGCCCCCCTGGACGCGGCTGCTGTCCTCATGGTGGGCCATGCGCACATGGGCGGCTTCGGGTCCATTGAGGGTGTGGCCCAGGCCAAGGAGGAGATCCTCTCCGGCCTGCTGCCCGGGGGCACGGCCCTGCTCAACACTGATGACGAGCGAGCTGCTGCTATGGCTAGCAGCGCACCCGGCCCGGTCCTGACCTTCTCAGCCAGCGGAGGCCGCGCTGACCTGCGAGCCAGCGACGTCGTCGTGGGCCAGGGAGCCCGGGCGTCCTTCACTCTCAGCCTTCCCGGGCTCGCCGAGCCCCGACGGGTCCACCTGGCTGTTCCCGGGGCGCACAACGTCTCCAACGCGCTGGCTGCGGCCGGGCTCGCGCTGGCTGCCGGGGCCGCTGCTGAGGTCGTCGCCGACCAGCTGGGGCAGGTGGAGATCGAGAGCCCGCACCGGATGGACGTGGCTGTGCTCGGGGGTGACCTGCTGCTTATCGACGACTCCTACAACGCCAACATTGACTCCATGACCGCAGCCCTGGCGGCCCTGCCCGCCCTGGCGGGACAGCGGCGGCGTGTCGTCGTCGTCTCCGAGATGCTGGAGCTGGGTGAGGCCTCGGTGGCTGACCACGCCCGGACGGGCCTGCTGGCGGCCCAGGCAGGGGTCGACCTGCTGGTAGGCATCGGAGCGGGGGCAGAGCCGGCCCTGGAGTCAGCCCGAGCCAAGGGTGTCGAGGCCGTCGGCCTCGCTGATGCACAGGAGGCCGTGGCCCAGGCCAGCACGCTGCTTCGTGACGGCGACGCCGTCCTAGTCAAGGGATCCCATGGCTCCGGCGCCTGGCGCCTGGCCGACCACCTCAAGGAGGCTCGCCCCCGATGA
- a CDS encoding UDP-N-acetylmuramoyl-L-alanyl-D-glutamate--2,6-diaminopimelate ligase, translating into MTNHAYESAASLRPQHNAPTSLEVLAQRLGATPAADQDAAALAGLEVSGASVDSADVAPGEVFVAVPGFTAHGARFCGQAVDSGAVAVLTDPDGVSLARQTAHGTPVLTCPDPRALAGPLAAGIYHHPARQLVTTAVTGTNGKTTTTYFLDAVLTAHLGSTMLAGTVELRVGGSRVESPRTTVEAPVLQRMLALAAEQGVGAACLEASSHAVVLHRLEGTVLDVVGFTNLQRDHLDFHGTMEGYLEAKSRLFTPEHAHHGVVCVDDEWGRQLAASAAVPVERLRTYPGDAQAEWWVSDAVVSLTQAATTFVLHGPDGQELPASCPLPGAVNVQNAALALVMALRAGVPAQTAVEALASAHAVPGRMQRISQRDGTRGLCIVDFAHTPDALELALQAVRPITPGRLIVVFGSDGDRDQGKRPMLGAVAARLADVLVVTDENPRSEDPQSIRDAVLEGVRSVRPDLHDVEEVTTWRGDAVRRGVELCGPQDTVIVTGKGHEPFLEAGGEFIRYNDAPVMAQAVAQKWPQA; encoded by the coding sequence ATGACCAACCACGCCTACGAGTCGGCAGCCTCACTGCGGCCACAGCACAACGCGCCCACCTCGCTGGAGGTGCTCGCCCAGCGGCTGGGTGCCACCCCTGCGGCTGACCAGGATGCAGCCGCCCTGGCTGGGCTGGAGGTGTCCGGAGCCTCTGTGGACTCTGCGGACGTGGCGCCTGGAGAGGTCTTTGTCGCGGTGCCCGGGTTCACCGCCCATGGTGCCCGGTTCTGCGGGCAGGCCGTGGACAGCGGTGCCGTCGCCGTCCTGACCGACCCTGACGGGGTGTCCCTGGCCCGCCAGACGGCTCACGGCACCCCGGTCCTGACCTGCCCCGACCCGCGGGCGCTTGCCGGGCCACTGGCTGCCGGGATCTACCACCACCCCGCCCGGCAGCTGGTGACCACAGCCGTGACCGGGACCAACGGGAAGACCACCACGACCTACTTCCTGGACGCGGTCCTCACGGCGCACCTGGGGTCCACCATGCTGGCTGGCACCGTCGAGCTGCGTGTGGGCGGCTCCCGCGTGGAGTCTCCGCGTACCACCGTCGAGGCCCCGGTGCTTCAGAGGATGCTCGCCCTGGCGGCGGAGCAGGGGGTGGGTGCGGCCTGCCTGGAGGCCTCCAGCCACGCTGTCGTCCTGCACCGGCTGGAGGGGACGGTCCTGGACGTCGTCGGCTTCACCAACCTCCAGCGTGACCACTTGGACTTCCATGGCACCATGGAGGGCTACCTGGAGGCCAAGTCCCGGCTGTTCACCCCGGAGCACGCGCACCACGGGGTGGTGTGCGTCGATGACGAGTGGGGTCGACAGCTGGCCGCCTCGGCTGCCGTGCCGGTGGAACGGCTCCGGACCTACCCTGGTGACGCGCAGGCGGAGTGGTGGGTGAGTGACGCCGTCGTCTCCCTGACGCAGGCTGCGACCACCTTTGTCCTCCACGGCCCCGACGGGCAGGAGCTCCCCGCCTCCTGCCCGCTGCCCGGTGCCGTCAACGTGCAGAACGCCGCCCTGGCGCTGGTCATGGCCCTGCGCGCCGGGGTCCCGGCGCAGACTGCGGTGGAGGCGCTGGCATCCGCCCACGCCGTCCCCGGGCGGATGCAGCGCATCAGCCAGCGTGACGGGACCCGGGGGCTGTGCATCGTGGACTTCGCGCACACGCCGGACGCCCTGGAGCTGGCGCTGCAGGCTGTGCGGCCCATCACCCCGGGGCGTCTCATCGTGGTCTTCGGCTCCGACGGCGACCGTGACCAGGGCAAGCGCCCCATGCTCGGCGCGGTGGCCGCCAGGCTCGCGGACGTCCTCGTCGTCACTGACGAGAATCCCCGTAGCGAGGACCCCCAGTCCATCCGTGACGCCGTCCTGGAGGGGGTGCGCTCGGTGCGCCCGGACCTGCACGACGTCGAGGAGGTCACGACCTGGCGTGGCGACGCCGTGCGCCGGGGCGTGGAGCTGTGCGGACCGCAGGACACCGTCATCGTCACGGGCAAGGGTCACGAGCCCTTCCTGGAGGCCGGGGGCGAGTTCATCCGCTACAACGACGCCCCGGTCATGGCCCAGGCCGTCGCCCAGAAGTGGCCCCAGGCATGA
- a CDS encoding peptidoglycan D,D-transpeptidase FtsI family protein — protein MNPSRRQALRLAGVGLFGLLAGRTAYIQAVAGPRLAARAKAERTVSWVNRARRGDITGRDGTVLASSAVTYDVGVNQQAVSQYEQVEEQADEATGGTREVVVGYGAAAAAAQLAPVLDQDPLELGAALVGKSTYSIIAQEVDPDTWRRIKALGIPGVEPDQRTRRTYPAGNVAGNVLGYTYEGDSRQLIGSAGLELTQNDLLTGTDGRGSEEIGRTGAIIPTGDQQDDEAVPGTTVRTTLDPDLQSIAQAAIDKVVAQESALWGVVVAVEPSTGKVLLLADSGSVDPSDPAAAAQEDRGARSVEAVFEPGSVGKVVTFATALEEGAVTAEETWNVPYTWAASNGQSFRDSHPHDHQVLTTAQVLAESSNVGTVQVGERVSDEARYSCMERFGWGAPTGIEMPAESAGLLTSPQEWDDRTRYTTMFGQGIACTSLQAVQVLATIANGGVRIAPRVIEAWITADGEETTQTAPEGVRVISEETAATLTDMLIGVTQEGGTAEAASIDGYLVAGKTGTTEILTEDGTVASFVGFLPAKEPALAIAVIVYRPDGVYGGTVAAPVFREVALAAMQSLGIAPDPAVVAGAAAQEDGEQVDGVDAR, from the coding sequence GTGAACCCTTCTCGTCGTCAGGCGCTGCGGTTGGCAGGAGTCGGCCTGTTTGGCCTTCTTGCGGGCCGTACTGCCTACATCCAGGCAGTCGCCGGACCACGGCTGGCAGCCCGGGCCAAGGCGGAGCGGACCGTGAGCTGGGTCAACCGTGCTCGTCGCGGGGACATCACGGGACGGGACGGGACGGTGCTGGCCTCCAGCGCCGTCACCTACGACGTCGGAGTCAACCAGCAGGCGGTGTCCCAGTACGAGCAGGTTGAGGAGCAGGCCGACGAGGCCACCGGGGGCACGCGGGAGGTCGTGGTGGGCTACGGGGCCGCGGCCGCTGCGGCCCAGCTGGCTCCCGTCCTGGACCAGGACCCCCTGGAGCTGGGGGCCGCGCTGGTGGGAAAGTCGACCTACTCGATCATCGCCCAGGAGGTCGATCCCGACACCTGGCGCCGGATCAAGGCGCTGGGGATACCCGGTGTGGAGCCCGACCAGCGGACCCGGCGCACCTACCCGGCGGGTAACGTCGCCGGCAACGTCCTGGGCTACACCTACGAGGGCGACAGCCGCCAGCTGATCGGCTCCGCCGGCCTCGAGCTGACCCAGAACGACCTCCTGACCGGCACCGACGGGCGTGGCAGTGAGGAGATCGGCCGTACCGGGGCCATCATCCCCACCGGGGACCAGCAGGACGACGAGGCGGTGCCCGGCACCACCGTGCGCACCACCCTGGACCCCGACCTGCAGTCGATAGCCCAGGCAGCGATCGACAAGGTGGTTGCCCAGGAGTCGGCGCTGTGGGGCGTCGTCGTGGCTGTGGAGCCCTCCACCGGCAAGGTGCTCCTCCTGGCGGACTCCGGCTCCGTGGACCCCTCCGACCCGGCGGCAGCCGCGCAGGAGGACCGTGGTGCGCGCAGCGTGGAGGCCGTCTTCGAGCCCGGAAGCGTCGGCAAGGTGGTGACCTTCGCGACCGCCCTGGAGGAGGGGGCCGTCACTGCCGAGGAGACGTGGAACGTGCCCTACACCTGGGCCGCCTCCAACGGCCAGTCCTTCCGGGACTCCCACCCTCACGACCACCAGGTCCTCACGACGGCTCAGGTGCTGGCAGAGTCCTCCAACGTTGGTACGGTCCAGGTCGGCGAGCGGGTCTCGGACGAGGCCCGCTACTCCTGCATGGAGAGGTTCGGGTGGGGGGCGCCCACCGGGATCGAGATGCCCGCCGAGTCCGCCGGGCTGCTCACGTCCCCGCAGGAGTGGGACGACCGCACCCGCTACACCACCATGTTCGGGCAGGGGATCGCCTGCACGAGCCTCCAGGCCGTCCAGGTGCTGGCAACCATCGCCAACGGTGGTGTCCGGATCGCGCCACGGGTCATTGAGGCCTGGATCACCGCAGACGGCGAGGAGACTACGCAGACAGCGCCCGAGGGGGTGCGCGTCATCAGCGAGGAGACGGCTGCCACGCTCACGGATATGCTCATCGGTGTCACCCAGGAGGGCGGGACCGCCGAGGCGGCCTCCATTGACGGCTACCTGGTAGCGGGCAAGACTGGTACCACCGAGATCCTCACCGAGGACGGGACGGTGGCCTCCTTCGTCGGCTTCCTGCCAGCCAAGGAGCCTGCGCTGGCGATCGCCGTCATCGTCTACCGCCCCGACGGGGTGTACGGGGGCACGGTGGCGGCACCCGTGTTTCGTGAGGTGGCCCTGGCAGCCATGCAGTCCCTGGGGATCGCCCCCGACCCCGCAGTCGTCGCCGGGGCTGCGGCGCAGGAGGACGGGGAGCAGGTTGACGGTGTGGACGCGCGGTGA
- the rsmH gene encoding 16S rRNA (cytosine(1402)-N(4))-methyltransferase RsmH, translating into MTAAGTTPVPSQPLQAEDVARRHVPVLLERCLGLLEPALAAAGSGAGGAGRSAPLLVDCTLGMGGHTQAALDRFQGLRVIGIDRDPEALRLAQARLARYGGRFLAVHGTYDQVGEIVREHAPLLGGAADGTVDAVLMDLGVSSLQLDEAARGFAYSRPAPLDMRMDQTTGPTARDLLAAEDAASLTRILRVYGEERFASQIVRAVVRRREAGDPVTTSEDLADLVRRVVPAASRRSGGHPAKRTFQALRVAVNSELEILETALPQVLNCLRVGGRVVVESYQSLEDRIVKRALVSGATTRAPHGLPAVPDSDLPYLELLTHGVVRAGPDEVALNPRAASVRLRAAARTRSVQEAPAPEPRGGPCAHRTDTSNRRGKASKR; encoded by the coding sequence GTGACCGCTGCTGGTACGACACCCGTACCATCACAGCCGCTGCAGGCGGAGGACGTCGCCCGTCGGCACGTGCCTGTCCTCCTGGAGCGCTGCCTGGGGCTCCTGGAACCTGCCCTGGCTGCTGCGGGCTCCGGCGCCGGGGGGGCGGGGCGGAGCGCACCGCTCCTGGTCGACTGCACCCTGGGCATGGGCGGGCACACCCAGGCAGCCCTGGACCGTTTCCAGGGTCTGCGTGTCATCGGTATCGACCGCGACCCGGAGGCTCTCCGCCTGGCCCAGGCGCGGCTGGCCCGCTACGGGGGACGTTTCCTCGCCGTCCACGGTACCTACGACCAGGTGGGGGAGATCGTGCGGGAGCACGCGCCCCTCCTTGGAGGCGCAGCGGACGGTACCGTTGACGCCGTCCTCATGGACCTGGGCGTGTCCTCCCTCCAGCTGGACGAGGCCGCCCGCGGCTTCGCCTACTCCAGACCTGCGCCCCTGGACATGCGCATGGACCAGACCACCGGTCCCACGGCCCGTGACCTCCTGGCAGCTGAGGACGCAGCCAGCCTCACCAGGATCCTGCGGGTGTACGGGGAGGAGCGCTTCGCCTCCCAGATCGTCCGGGCGGTGGTGCGTCGCCGTGAGGCGGGGGACCCGGTAACCACCAGCGAGGACCTGGCTGACCTGGTCCGCCGGGTGGTCCCGGCGGCGTCGCGCCGCAGCGGGGGCCACCCCGCCAAGCGCACCTTCCAGGCGCTGCGCGTCGCCGTCAACTCCGAGCTGGAGATCCTGGAGACCGCGCTACCGCAGGTCCTGAACTGCCTGCGGGTCGGTGGGCGTGTGGTGGTGGAGTCCTACCAGTCCCTGGAGGACAGGATCGTCAAGCGGGCACTGGTGTCAGGCGCGACCACCAGGGCGCCCCACGGTCTTCCCGCCGTCCCGGACTCCGACCTTCCCTACCTCGAGCTGCTCACCCACGGCGTCGTCAGGGCTGGGCCCGACGAGGTCGCGCTCAACCCGCGCGCGGCGTCCGTGAGGCTGCGGGCAGCAGCGCGCACCAGGAGCGTGCAGGAGGCACCAGCACCCGAGCCGCGCGGCGGCCCGTGTGCGCACCGTACAGACACCAGCAACCGACGAGGAAAGGCCAGCAAGAGATGA
- the mraZ gene encoding division/cell wall cluster transcriptional repressor MraZ, which yields MFLGTHAPKLDEKGRLILPAKFREELAGGVVITRGQEHCLYAFTSAEFERMYAQLREAPLAQKQARDYIRVMLSGADSQVPDKQGRITLPAQLRSYAGLRRDLAVIGAGARVEIWDATAWSDYLAAQEQVFADTAEEIIPGFF from the coding sequence TTGTTCCTGGGCACCCACGCCCCAAAGCTGGATGAGAAGGGCCGTCTCATCCTGCCGGCCAAGTTTCGTGAGGAGCTGGCTGGTGGCGTGGTGATCACCCGAGGTCAGGAGCACTGCCTGTACGCGTTCACCTCCGCAGAGTTCGAACGCATGTACGCACAGCTCCGTGAGGCGCCTCTGGCCCAGAAGCAGGCACGCGACTACATCCGAGTCATGCTCTCAGGAGCGGACTCCCAGGTCCCGGACAAGCAGGGGCGGATCACCCTGCCCGCTCAGCTTCGCAGCTATGCCGGGCTGAGACGGGACCTGGCCGTCATCGGGGCGGGAGCCCGGGTGGAGATATGGGACGCCACTGCCTGGAGCGACTACCTGGCCGCTCAGGAGCAGGTCTTTGCCGACACTGCCGAGGAGATCATCCCCGGGTTCTTCTGA
- a CDS encoding DUF3040 domain-containing protein — MALSEREQQVLRDLESQLHQEDPGLADTMDSRQPTGPLRLSPRHIGAGVALVLVGMSLVVSGVVVRNSVVSILLGVVGFGVAVWGVSLALTRVETGGGPEPSSRRPSRRSTFMDRQSQRWDRRRGSQG, encoded by the coding sequence ATGGCACTGTCAGAGCGAGAGCAGCAGGTCCTGCGTGATCTGGAGTCGCAGCTCCACCAGGAGGACCCAGGACTGGCCGACACGATGGACAGCAGGCAGCCGACTGGTCCCCTGCGCCTGTCCCCCAGGCACATCGGGGCAGGAGTCGCCCTGGTGCTGGTGGGGATGAGCCTGGTCGTCAGCGGTGTGGTCGTGCGCAACAGCGTGGTCTCCATCCTGCTGGGTGTCGTCGGCTTCGGTGTGGCTGTCTGGGGCGTCAGTCTCGCCCTGACGCGTGTGGAGACCGGTGGCGGTCCTGAGCCGTCGTCCCGTCGTCCCTCACGGCGCTCCACCTTCATGGACCGCCAGTCGCAGCGGTGGGACCGGCGGCGCGGCTCCCAGGGCTGA
- the dinB gene encoding DNA polymerase IV: MSRAPRAQAARRSWGEDDSGTPILHVDMDAFFASVEVMEHPELEGRPVVVGGSHGRGVVSAASYEARAYGVSSAMSMAEALRRCPQAVVLPVRHDLYSQVSARVMAVLAEVTPVLERVSVDEAFLDVSGARRRMGGPVQVATWIREQVRDRVGVPASVGVASTKFVAKLASAHAKPDGLLLVPAAATKDFLDLLPVEALWGVGARSAQVLHRWGIKDVRTLAATDVRRLEKILGTAAGRHLHDLSRGIDPRPVNPVREEKSVGTEATFYSTITDREHVRRVLLDQTHHCAARLRAGSLRCRVVVLKARGADFTTVTRSRTLPVPTDLARDVWQALGGLLDTLPTPPGGFRLLGVRVEGLSRVQEGVQLLLDEDPRYGAPERAADAVRRRWGGQALRPASLLPSPASPRPEG; the protein is encoded by the coding sequence ATGAGCAGGGCTCCGCGGGCGCAGGCTGCCCGCCGCTCCTGGGGCGAGGACGACTCCGGGACCCCGATCCTGCACGTGGACATGGACGCCTTCTTCGCCTCCGTGGAGGTCATGGAGCATCCCGAGCTGGAGGGGCGGCCGGTTGTCGTCGGTGGCTCCCACGGACGTGGCGTGGTCTCTGCCGCCTCCTACGAGGCCCGTGCCTACGGCGTGTCCTCAGCCATGTCCATGGCGGAGGCGCTGCGGCGCTGCCCCCAGGCCGTGGTGCTGCCCGTGCGCCACGACCTCTACAGCCAGGTGTCAGCCAGGGTCATGGCTGTGCTGGCGGAGGTGACCCCCGTCCTGGAGAGAGTCAGTGTGGACGAGGCATTCCTGGACGTCTCGGGCGCCAGGCGCCGCATGGGCGGCCCCGTCCAGGTCGCCACCTGGATCCGTGAGCAGGTGCGTGACCGTGTGGGTGTGCCCGCCTCGGTCGGGGTGGCCTCCACCAAGTTCGTCGCCAAGCTCGCCTCGGCCCACGCCAAGCCTGACGGCCTGCTCCTGGTCCCGGCTGCGGCCACCAAGGACTTCCTGGACCTGCTGCCTGTGGAGGCGCTGTGGGGGGTGGGTGCCAGGAGCGCGCAGGTGCTCCATCGCTGGGGCATCAAGGACGTGCGCACGCTGGCCGCCACGGACGTGCGCCGTCTGGAGAAGATCCTTGGTACCGCTGCCGGGCGCCATCTTCACGACCTCTCCCGCGGTATCGACCCCAGACCCGTCAACCCGGTCCGCGAGGAGAAGTCCGTCGGTACCGAGGCGACCTTCTACTCCACCATTACTGACCGTGAGCACGTTCGCCGGGTCCTGCTGGACCAGACCCACCACTGCGCCGCCAGGCTGCGCGCAGGATCCCTTCGCTGCCGCGTCGTGGTGCTCAAGGCCCGGGGAGCGGACTTCACCACGGTGACCCGCTCGCGGACCCTGCCCGTGCCGACGGACCTCGCCCGTGACGTCTGGCAGGCGCTGGGCGGCCTCCTCGACACGCTTCCCACGCCCCCCGGAGGCTTCCGCCTGCTGGGCGTACGGGTCGAGGGGCTGTCTCGCGTCCAGGAGGGTGTCCAGCTCCTCCTGGACGAGGACCCCCGCTACGGTGCACCGGAGAGAGCCGCTGACGCCGTGCGCAGACGCTGGGGCGGGCAGGCCCTGAGACCAGCCAGCCTGCTGCCCTCACCGGCCTCGCCGCGTCCCGAGGGGTGA